Proteins encoded by one window of Microplitis mediator isolate UGA2020A chromosome 1, iyMicMedi2.1, whole genome shotgun sequence:
- the LOC130674784 gene encoding uncharacterized protein LOC130674784 yields MRAHVLLFASIGVLASLMCANADWSNQNWSLSNDDIGRVHRTWGLMRRHPINFGSLFYSRLFQLHPEYRTWFGNFRDISHDQLLRNQNFLNLGSRVSNVLDNVFWSLHDVSANRLNLNRVWPCPYARNGGWRRNDMALTQNVFLDVMRHNIPNWGQADNLAWNRAWNAIWRNLSMRA; encoded by the exons ATGCGAGCTCACGTATTACTTTTCGCCTCCATTGGGGTATTGGCTAGTTTGATGTGTGCCAATGCTGACTGGAGTAATCAAAATTGGTCATTAAGTAACGATGACATCGGCAGAGTCCACCGTACATGGGGTTTGATGCGTCGTCATCCTATTAACTTTGGATCATTATTTTACTCAAG acTGTTCCAGCTCCACCCAGAATACAGAACTTGGTTCGGTAATTTCAGAGATATCTCACATGATCAATTACTCCGTAatcaaaactttttgaatttggGATCTAGAGTCTCTAATGTCCTCGATAATGTTTTCTGGTCATTGCATGACGTTTCAGCTAATCGATTAAATCTTAATCGAGTATGGCCATGCCCATATGCAAGAAACGGAGGATGGAGACGAAACGATATGGCc TTGACCCAAAATGTTTTCCTCGATGTTATGCGTCACAACATTCCCAATTGGGGACAAGCAGATAACCTTGCCTGGAACAGAGCCTGGAACGCAATCTGGCGTAACTTATCTATGCGTGCCTAA
- the LOC130668732 gene encoding uncharacterized protein LOC130668732: MKIIFFAFFFLTYTSSIIGNVMKDINNDTAKSIIYGWELFFHILNTKTYHVCDGILVTSRIFVTDSWCMKENLKNDTNQQIFVSKIYNLTFQKSYNVNRSNIYYNKNWNHNHNESRQNIAVLYLDQSVDVSKEVNNQTKYVKLTDNINDIDLSNCFVLNYDGYKVNMTYCNTSYNDNFNHTTNNYFPCQEIGNIAVGTPVICNSKIDSNDRILIGILSGEDGFYSENNQTDA; the protein is encoded by the exons atgaaaattattttctttgcatttttttttttaacttatacgTCATCAATAATTGGTAATGTAATGAAggatataaataatgatacgGCAAAGTCAATAATATATGGATGGGAgctattttttcatattctaAATACAAAAACATATCATGTGTGTGATGGTATATTGGTTACTTCCCGAATATTTGTCACTGATTCATGGTGTATGaaaga aaaTCTTAAAAATGATACGAATCAACAGATTTTCGTCAGTAAAATCTACAATTTAACATTTCAAAAGTCTTATAACGTTAAcagaagtaatatttattacaacaaAAATTGGAATCATAATCACAATGAATCGAGACAGAATATTGCAGTATTATATCTCGACCAATCAGTTGATGTTTCTAAAGAAGTTAATAATCAAACAAAATACGTTAAGTTAACGGATAATATAAATGATATCGATCTTTCCAATTGTTTTGTACTAAATTATGATGGATATAAAGTGAATATGACTTATTGCAATACGTCATACAATGATAATTTCAATCATacgacaaataattattttccttgtCAAGAAATTGGAAATATC gCAGTTGGAACTCCTGTTatttgtaattcaaaaatagatTCCAATGATAGAATATTAATTGGAATTTTATCTGGTGAAGATGGATTTTATTCAGAAAATAATCAAACGGATGCTTAA
- the LOC130667092 gene encoding NADP-dependent malic enzyme isoform X3, with translation MNYFRILLSQLRKFSTRNGAWTRVLPASHPAIKDVQYREIYEISGDVVPINMVKGIGHLRDPRLNKGLAFTLKERISLGIHGLQPPRFKTQEEQLALCKASVMKYTEDLNRYLYLVELQERNERLFFRLLSENIEQMMPIIYTPTVGLACQKFGVIYRRPRGLFITCYDKGHIYEILNNWPEQSVRAICVTDGERILGLGDLGACGMGIPVGKLALYTALAGIKPHQCLPITIDVGTNNEQLRDDPHYIGLNKPRSQGAEYDELIDEFMAACVKKYGQNVLIQFEDFGNHNAFRFLDKYRDKYCTFNDDIQGTAAVAVAGILASKRITKRKMSDNKFVFLGAGEAAIGIADLCVKAMEADGCTEQEARDKVWMMDIDGLLTEGRKVGNLDGHKKWYAKVHSDVKSLIDVVKEIKPTVLIGASAAAGAFTPEVLKEMAKNNERPLIFALSNPTSKAECTAQQAYDYTEGRCVFSSGSPFGEVNYNGNIYKPGQGNNAYIFPGIALGVIGTGVHHITEELFLISAQTVADHVSDEDLARGSVYPPLGSIKECSIDIAVRIAEYAYGQCGLASEYPEPKDKRAFIVSKMYNANYDSPLPNLYEWPGHYAEPRQLPEEL, from the exons ATGAATTATTTCCGGATTTTGTTGAGTCAATTGCGGAAGTT cTCAACGAGAAATGGAGCGTGGACACGAGTTCTACCAGCATCACACCCAGCAATTAAGGATGTGCAGTACagagaaatttatgaaatatcaggAGATGTCGTGCCCATTAATATGGTCAAGGGTATTGGCCATCTACGGGATCCACGTCTgaataaa ggGCTGGCGTTTACTCTGAAGGAAAGAATATCTCTAGGAATCCACGGACTACAACCACCGCGATTTAAAACCCAGGAAGAGCAATTGGCGTTGTGCAAAGCTTCAGTGATGAAGTACACGGAGGATCTTAATCGTTATCTCTATCTAGTGGAGCTGCAG GAGAGGAACGAACGTTTGTTCTTCCGGCTCCTGAGTGAGAACATCGAGCAGATGATGCCTATTATCTACACACCAACTGTCGGACTTGCTTGCCAGAAATTCGGAGTTATTTATCGAAGACCTAGGGGATTGTTCATCACTTGCTATGACAAAGGacatatttatgaaatattaaataattg gCCTGAACAATCCGTCCGTGCGATATGTGTTACTGACGGCGAGCGTATATTGGGTCTCGGTGATCTTGGTGCTTGTGGAATGGGAATTCCTGTTGGTAAACTAGCCCTGTATACTGCTTTGGCTGGTATAAAACCACACCAATGTCTACCAATTACCATCGACGTTGGTACTAATAATGAACAATTGCGTGATGACCCTCATTACATCGGTTTGAATAAACCCAGAAGTCAGGGTGCAGAGTACGATGAACTTATTGATGAATTTATGGCCGCTTGTGTCAAGAAATACGGACAGAatgttttaattcaa tttgaagATTTTGGGAATCACAATGCCTTCAGATTTCTAGATAAATACAGAGATAAATACTGTACATTTAATGATGATATTCAAGGTACTGCTGCAGTTGCTGTTGCCGGAATTTTAGCATCTAAACGTATCACGAAACGTAAAATGtctgataataaatttgtatttttgggCGCTGGTgag gcGGCTATTGGAATAGCTGATTTGTGTGTAAAAGCAATGGAAGCTGACGGTTGTACAGAACAAGAAGCGAGAGACAAAGTTTGGATGATGGACATTGATGGTTTATTAACGGAAGGACGTAAAGTTGGTAACTTGGATGGCCATAAAAAATGGTACGCCAAAGTACATAGCGACGTTAAGTCCCTCATCGATGTTGTCAAGGAAATAAAACCTACTGTATTAATAG gCGCATCAGCGGCTGCTGGAGCCTTCACACCCGAAGTCTTAAAAGAAATGGCTAAAAATAATGAGCGCCCGTTAATCTTTGCTCTGAGTAACCCAACTAGCAAAGCTGAGTGTACTGCCCAGCAAGCTTACGATTACACAGAG ggcCGCTGTGTGTTTTCATCCGGTTCGCCCTTCGGTGAAGTGAATTACAACGGCAACATTTATAAACCTGGTCAAGGAAACAATGCCTACATATTTCCTGGTATTGCATTGGGTGTAATTGGCACTGGAGTGCATCATATTACTGAAGAACTGTTTTTGATATCAGCACAAACTGTCGCTGATCATGTTTCGGACGAAGATCTTGCCCGTGGAAGTGTTTATCCACCTCTTGGTTCAATTAAAGAGTGTTCTATTGATATCGCCGTACGAATTGCCGAATACGCTTATGGTCAAT GTGGATTGGCTAGTGAATATCCAGAACCTAAAGACAAAAGAGCATTTATTGTGAGTAAAATGTACAATGCTAATTATGACAGTCCATTGCCAAATCTTTATGAGTGGCCGGGCCATTATGCTGAACCGCGACAATTACCTGAGGA attaTAA
- the LOC130667092 gene encoding NADP-dependent malic enzyme isoform X2, protein MFILQRSILSTRNGAWTRVLPASHPAIKDVQYREIYEISGDVVPINMVKGIGHLRDPRLNKGLAFTLKERISLGIHGLQPPRFKTQEEQLALCKASVMKYTEDLNRYLYLVELQERNERLFFRLLSENIEQMMPIIYTPTVGLACQKFGVIYRRPRGLFITCYDKGHIYEILNNWPEQSVRAICVTDGERILGLGDLGACGMGIPVGKLALYTALAGIKPHQCLPITIDVGTNNEQLRDDPHYIGLNKPRSQGAEYDELIDEFMAACVKKYGQNVLIQFEDFGNHNAFRFLDKYRDKYCTFNDDIQGTAAVAVAGILASKRITKRKMSDNKFVFLGAGEAAIGIADLCVKAMEADGCTEQEARDKVWMMDIDGLLTEGRKVGNLDGHKKWYAKVHSDVKSLIDVVKEIKPTVLIGASAAAGAFTPEVLKEMAKNNERPLIFALSNPTSKAECTAQQAYDYTEGRCVFSSGSPFGEVNYNGNIYKPGQGNNAYIFPGIALGVIGTGVHHITEELFLISAQTVADHVSDEDLARGSVYPPLGSIKECSIDIAVRIAEYAYGQCGLASEYPEPKDKRAFIVSKMYNANYDSPLPNLYEWPGHYAEPRQLPEENTFEIRHNLKHL, encoded by the exons ATGTTCATCCTTCAGAGATCTATTCT cTCAACGAGAAATGGAGCGTGGACACGAGTTCTACCAGCATCACACCCAGCAATTAAGGATGTGCAGTACagagaaatttatgaaatatcaggAGATGTCGTGCCCATTAATATGGTCAAGGGTATTGGCCATCTACGGGATCCACGTCTgaataaa ggGCTGGCGTTTACTCTGAAGGAAAGAATATCTCTAGGAATCCACGGACTACAACCACCGCGATTTAAAACCCAGGAAGAGCAATTGGCGTTGTGCAAAGCTTCAGTGATGAAGTACACGGAGGATCTTAATCGTTATCTCTATCTAGTGGAGCTGCAG GAGAGGAACGAACGTTTGTTCTTCCGGCTCCTGAGTGAGAACATCGAGCAGATGATGCCTATTATCTACACACCAACTGTCGGACTTGCTTGCCAGAAATTCGGAGTTATTTATCGAAGACCTAGGGGATTGTTCATCACTTGCTATGACAAAGGacatatttatgaaatattaaataattg gCCTGAACAATCCGTCCGTGCGATATGTGTTACTGACGGCGAGCGTATATTGGGTCTCGGTGATCTTGGTGCTTGTGGAATGGGAATTCCTGTTGGTAAACTAGCCCTGTATACTGCTTTGGCTGGTATAAAACCACACCAATGTCTACCAATTACCATCGACGTTGGTACTAATAATGAACAATTGCGTGATGACCCTCATTACATCGGTTTGAATAAACCCAGAAGTCAGGGTGCAGAGTACGATGAACTTATTGATGAATTTATGGCCGCTTGTGTCAAGAAATACGGACAGAatgttttaattcaa tttgaagATTTTGGGAATCACAATGCCTTCAGATTTCTAGATAAATACAGAGATAAATACTGTACATTTAATGATGATATTCAAGGTACTGCTGCAGTTGCTGTTGCCGGAATTTTAGCATCTAAACGTATCACGAAACGTAAAATGtctgataataaatttgtatttttgggCGCTGGTgag gcGGCTATTGGAATAGCTGATTTGTGTGTAAAAGCAATGGAAGCTGACGGTTGTACAGAACAAGAAGCGAGAGACAAAGTTTGGATGATGGACATTGATGGTTTATTAACGGAAGGACGTAAAGTTGGTAACTTGGATGGCCATAAAAAATGGTACGCCAAAGTACATAGCGACGTTAAGTCCCTCATCGATGTTGTCAAGGAAATAAAACCTACTGTATTAATAG gCGCATCAGCGGCTGCTGGAGCCTTCACACCCGAAGTCTTAAAAGAAATGGCTAAAAATAATGAGCGCCCGTTAATCTTTGCTCTGAGTAACCCAACTAGCAAAGCTGAGTGTACTGCCCAGCAAGCTTACGATTACACAGAG ggcCGCTGTGTGTTTTCATCCGGTTCGCCCTTCGGTGAAGTGAATTACAACGGCAACATTTATAAACCTGGTCAAGGAAACAATGCCTACATATTTCCTGGTATTGCATTGGGTGTAATTGGCACTGGAGTGCATCATATTACTGAAGAACTGTTTTTGATATCAGCACAAACTGTCGCTGATCATGTTTCGGACGAAGATCTTGCCCGTGGAAGTGTTTATCCACCTCTTGGTTCAATTAAAGAGTGTTCTATTGATATCGCCGTACGAATTGCCGAATACGCTTATGGTCAAT GTGGATTGGCTAGTGAATATCCAGAACCTAAAGACAAAAGAGCATTTATTGTGAGTAAAATGTACAATGCTAATTATGACAGTCCATTGCCAAATCTTTATGAGTGGCCGGGCCATTATGCTGAACCGCGACAATTACCTGAGGA AAACACTTTTGAAATACgtcataatttaaaacatcTATAA
- the LOC130667092 gene encoding NADP-dependent malic enzyme isoform X1, which produces MNYFRILLSQLRKFSTRNGAWTRVLPASHPAIKDVQYREIYEISGDVVPINMVKGIGHLRDPRLNKGLAFTLKERISLGIHGLQPPRFKTQEEQLALCKASVMKYTEDLNRYLYLVELQERNERLFFRLLSENIEQMMPIIYTPTVGLACQKFGVIYRRPRGLFITCYDKGHIYEILNNWPEQSVRAICVTDGERILGLGDLGACGMGIPVGKLALYTALAGIKPHQCLPITIDVGTNNEQLRDDPHYIGLNKPRSQGAEYDELIDEFMAACVKKYGQNVLIQFEDFGNHNAFRFLDKYRDKYCTFNDDIQGTAAVAVAGILASKRITKRKMSDNKFVFLGAGEAAIGIADLCVKAMEADGCTEQEARDKVWMMDIDGLLTEGRKVGNLDGHKKWYAKVHSDVKSLIDVVKEIKPTVLIGASAAAGAFTPEVLKEMAKNNERPLIFALSNPTSKAECTAQQAYDYTEGRCVFSSGSPFGEVNYNGNIYKPGQGNNAYIFPGIALGVIGTGVHHITEELFLISAQTVADHVSDEDLARGSVYPPLGSIKECSIDIAVRIAEYAYGQCGLASEYPEPKDKRAFIVSKMYNANYDSPLPNLYEWPGHYAEPRQLPEENTFEIRHNLKHL; this is translated from the exons ATGAATTATTTCCGGATTTTGTTGAGTCAATTGCGGAAGTT cTCAACGAGAAATGGAGCGTGGACACGAGTTCTACCAGCATCACACCCAGCAATTAAGGATGTGCAGTACagagaaatttatgaaatatcaggAGATGTCGTGCCCATTAATATGGTCAAGGGTATTGGCCATCTACGGGATCCACGTCTgaataaa ggGCTGGCGTTTACTCTGAAGGAAAGAATATCTCTAGGAATCCACGGACTACAACCACCGCGATTTAAAACCCAGGAAGAGCAATTGGCGTTGTGCAAAGCTTCAGTGATGAAGTACACGGAGGATCTTAATCGTTATCTCTATCTAGTGGAGCTGCAG GAGAGGAACGAACGTTTGTTCTTCCGGCTCCTGAGTGAGAACATCGAGCAGATGATGCCTATTATCTACACACCAACTGTCGGACTTGCTTGCCAGAAATTCGGAGTTATTTATCGAAGACCTAGGGGATTGTTCATCACTTGCTATGACAAAGGacatatttatgaaatattaaataattg gCCTGAACAATCCGTCCGTGCGATATGTGTTACTGACGGCGAGCGTATATTGGGTCTCGGTGATCTTGGTGCTTGTGGAATGGGAATTCCTGTTGGTAAACTAGCCCTGTATACTGCTTTGGCTGGTATAAAACCACACCAATGTCTACCAATTACCATCGACGTTGGTACTAATAATGAACAATTGCGTGATGACCCTCATTACATCGGTTTGAATAAACCCAGAAGTCAGGGTGCAGAGTACGATGAACTTATTGATGAATTTATGGCCGCTTGTGTCAAGAAATACGGACAGAatgttttaattcaa tttgaagATTTTGGGAATCACAATGCCTTCAGATTTCTAGATAAATACAGAGATAAATACTGTACATTTAATGATGATATTCAAGGTACTGCTGCAGTTGCTGTTGCCGGAATTTTAGCATCTAAACGTATCACGAAACGTAAAATGtctgataataaatttgtatttttgggCGCTGGTgag gcGGCTATTGGAATAGCTGATTTGTGTGTAAAAGCAATGGAAGCTGACGGTTGTACAGAACAAGAAGCGAGAGACAAAGTTTGGATGATGGACATTGATGGTTTATTAACGGAAGGACGTAAAGTTGGTAACTTGGATGGCCATAAAAAATGGTACGCCAAAGTACATAGCGACGTTAAGTCCCTCATCGATGTTGTCAAGGAAATAAAACCTACTGTATTAATAG gCGCATCAGCGGCTGCTGGAGCCTTCACACCCGAAGTCTTAAAAGAAATGGCTAAAAATAATGAGCGCCCGTTAATCTTTGCTCTGAGTAACCCAACTAGCAAAGCTGAGTGTACTGCCCAGCAAGCTTACGATTACACAGAG ggcCGCTGTGTGTTTTCATCCGGTTCGCCCTTCGGTGAAGTGAATTACAACGGCAACATTTATAAACCTGGTCAAGGAAACAATGCCTACATATTTCCTGGTATTGCATTGGGTGTAATTGGCACTGGAGTGCATCATATTACTGAAGAACTGTTTTTGATATCAGCACAAACTGTCGCTGATCATGTTTCGGACGAAGATCTTGCCCGTGGAAGTGTTTATCCACCTCTTGGTTCAATTAAAGAGTGTTCTATTGATATCGCCGTACGAATTGCCGAATACGCTTATGGTCAAT GTGGATTGGCTAGTGAATATCCAGAACCTAAAGACAAAAGAGCATTTATTGTGAGTAAAATGTACAATGCTAATTATGACAGTCCATTGCCAAATCTTTATGAGTGGCCGGGCCATTATGCTGAACCGCGACAATTACCTGAGGA AAACACTTTTGAAATACgtcataatttaaaacatcTATAA
- the LOC130667092 gene encoding NADP-dependent malic enzyme isoform X4, producing the protein MFILQRSILSTRNGAWTRVLPASHPAIKDVQYREIYEISGDVVPINMVKGIGHLRDPRLNKGLAFTLKERISLGIHGLQPPRFKTQEEQLALCKASVMKYTEDLNRYLYLVELQERNERLFFRLLSENIEQMMPIIYTPTVGLACQKFGVIYRRPRGLFITCYDKGHIYEILNNWPEQSVRAICVTDGERILGLGDLGACGMGIPVGKLALYTALAGIKPHQCLPITIDVGTNNEQLRDDPHYIGLNKPRSQGAEYDELIDEFMAACVKKYGQNVLIQFEDFGNHNAFRFLDKYRDKYCTFNDDIQGTAAVAVAGILASKRITKRKMSDNKFVFLGAGEAAIGIADLCVKAMEADGCTEQEARDKVWMMDIDGLLTEGRKVGNLDGHKKWYAKVHSDVKSLIDVVKEIKPTVLIGASAAAGAFTPEVLKEMAKNNERPLIFALSNPTSKAECTAQQAYDYTEGRCVFSSGSPFGEVNYNGNIYKPGQGNNAYIFPGIALGVIGTGVHHITEELFLISAQTVADHVSDEDLARGSVYPPLGSIKECSIDIAVRIAEYAYGQCGLASEYPEPKDKRAFIVSKMYNANYDSPLPNLYEWPGHYAEPRQLPEE; encoded by the exons ATGTTCATCCTTCAGAGATCTATTCT cTCAACGAGAAATGGAGCGTGGACACGAGTTCTACCAGCATCACACCCAGCAATTAAGGATGTGCAGTACagagaaatttatgaaatatcaggAGATGTCGTGCCCATTAATATGGTCAAGGGTATTGGCCATCTACGGGATCCACGTCTgaataaa ggGCTGGCGTTTACTCTGAAGGAAAGAATATCTCTAGGAATCCACGGACTACAACCACCGCGATTTAAAACCCAGGAAGAGCAATTGGCGTTGTGCAAAGCTTCAGTGATGAAGTACACGGAGGATCTTAATCGTTATCTCTATCTAGTGGAGCTGCAG GAGAGGAACGAACGTTTGTTCTTCCGGCTCCTGAGTGAGAACATCGAGCAGATGATGCCTATTATCTACACACCAACTGTCGGACTTGCTTGCCAGAAATTCGGAGTTATTTATCGAAGACCTAGGGGATTGTTCATCACTTGCTATGACAAAGGacatatttatgaaatattaaataattg gCCTGAACAATCCGTCCGTGCGATATGTGTTACTGACGGCGAGCGTATATTGGGTCTCGGTGATCTTGGTGCTTGTGGAATGGGAATTCCTGTTGGTAAACTAGCCCTGTATACTGCTTTGGCTGGTATAAAACCACACCAATGTCTACCAATTACCATCGACGTTGGTACTAATAATGAACAATTGCGTGATGACCCTCATTACATCGGTTTGAATAAACCCAGAAGTCAGGGTGCAGAGTACGATGAACTTATTGATGAATTTATGGCCGCTTGTGTCAAGAAATACGGACAGAatgttttaattcaa tttgaagATTTTGGGAATCACAATGCCTTCAGATTTCTAGATAAATACAGAGATAAATACTGTACATTTAATGATGATATTCAAGGTACTGCTGCAGTTGCTGTTGCCGGAATTTTAGCATCTAAACGTATCACGAAACGTAAAATGtctgataataaatttgtatttttgggCGCTGGTgag gcGGCTATTGGAATAGCTGATTTGTGTGTAAAAGCAATGGAAGCTGACGGTTGTACAGAACAAGAAGCGAGAGACAAAGTTTGGATGATGGACATTGATGGTTTATTAACGGAAGGACGTAAAGTTGGTAACTTGGATGGCCATAAAAAATGGTACGCCAAAGTACATAGCGACGTTAAGTCCCTCATCGATGTTGTCAAGGAAATAAAACCTACTGTATTAATAG gCGCATCAGCGGCTGCTGGAGCCTTCACACCCGAAGTCTTAAAAGAAATGGCTAAAAATAATGAGCGCCCGTTAATCTTTGCTCTGAGTAACCCAACTAGCAAAGCTGAGTGTACTGCCCAGCAAGCTTACGATTACACAGAG ggcCGCTGTGTGTTTTCATCCGGTTCGCCCTTCGGTGAAGTGAATTACAACGGCAACATTTATAAACCTGGTCAAGGAAACAATGCCTACATATTTCCTGGTATTGCATTGGGTGTAATTGGCACTGGAGTGCATCATATTACTGAAGAACTGTTTTTGATATCAGCACAAACTGTCGCTGATCATGTTTCGGACGAAGATCTTGCCCGTGGAAGTGTTTATCCACCTCTTGGTTCAATTAAAGAGTGTTCTATTGATATCGCCGTACGAATTGCCGAATACGCTTATGGTCAAT GTGGATTGGCTAGTGAATATCCAGAACCTAAAGACAAAAGAGCATTTATTGTGAGTAAAATGTACAATGCTAATTATGACAGTCCATTGCCAAATCTTTATGAGTGGCCGGGCCATTATGCTGAACCGCGACAATTACCTGAGGAGTAA